The Clarias gariepinus isolate MV-2021 ecotype Netherlands chromosome 28, CGAR_prim_01v2, whole genome shotgun sequence DNA window aaaattaatgagacgcacgaaaaagaaaaaaaaaacatgcaattcGGGAAATAAGAAGCTGACAGTGACTGCTCACCTGGTACGGGTAGACTGTCTGTGTGTAATTCATAGGCACCTGAGGCATCATTACTCCTGGGAAAGTTGCATAAGGATAtggctagagagagagagagacagagagggagagaaagagaaaaaaacattataggTACTGCTTGAGTTTTTCTCGCCTCTTGCAAGCAACAAACAGTTATTTCTATTCCATTACACGAGCAGGTGAAGGTGAAGTTACAAATCGAGATTCTTTTGTGTGCTATTTTCTATTGTCTATTCTTAGTGACCAGAATTGGATGATTTTCAGTTTGATCAGTTCGCATTCAAAGCCTCCAAAGTGCCAAAACCCATGCGCCGCTCATAGCACATGCTAATTACTCGAATAGTTGGTTGTGTTAGAAGCCGTGCAAGCCGCAGTAGCTCGACCCGAGCACTCATTTTCAGGGTGAGTTTTGAGATtttggctacgtttacactgcaggttcgattcccaattctgatttgtccCCTATATCTAATTTTTtggaccgtctgtttacacgttctttcaactatgacttgtatccgatacacgtgtttacacttgccataccatctgaaacatcgcgcatacCTAAAaagaggttcttgcgctacacactagacaagatggaaaaggaaaagcataTTTCACTTTCGTCTATggcacctgcgatgttataattccacacgcgcttccactggagaataacattacgtcattaaactgtgaaaaagttgttttaatgatgtacagaacacaatgacacaggaaatccgatctgtctgtttacacaacaatcacattagcacatatctgattttatttcacataTGAAGGacgcctgaaaccgatctcgaaatgcatgcgttttttttcctgtttacacggacatagaacatatccgatatgtgtcacatataagcaaaaaatctgaattgggtcacatttacctgacagtgtaaacgtagcctttaAAAGTGTTCAATACAATAAAACGTTgctatttctttataatcccaCAGATGGCGCTCTAAacgataatgataatgatacgATAATATGATATCTGGAGGTGACTGCTGATTCCTGATCCTGTTTAATAGTGTGGAGAACGTTTTCACACTGGGCTTGTAACTGCCAATCAATCATGATGTGAACGACTCAGGATATTTGAGTATCAATACTGAGCATGTGCAGGCCTTCCTTCACCACGCTCTGATCTCTACAGCATGATAATGCATCGTTTCTCAGAACAACAGCCGGCTTCATGATCACGAGATCGGTGCTCGTTAGTGATGCGCccccattaaatagacatactaggtattgtaattcaaatgaaaacagcctttatttcagcctgaacGTACTTGGAAACATCgccctgtaaactggcaacaaacatatgattatgaatatgaacgctaaatcaggtcatattaataacaagataatgatacacattttaaacatttacaaagcagcgtttgtaatctaggataaacaattttttatttagatttgtatagggcaggcctacagtttacagcctacgctaaataaccactgacattTCTATTCATCACACGGAAATGTTCATTTGGCGTTTTTACgttcgctgtgcaaaaaaagaattctaaaacattagatttagcagcctgaccttttttcttttaatgatgtaaagtcctgacctcaattTCTCCTGCGcctcgtcttccatcttcacttttatttctttgtttttgttgtgactggcagcggtagctgcttggcgctttcgtgacttgtcacgtgatgtaaccttatcaaagaacctaataaaatatggaaatagatattcccaaatatgTAATATAGActatagggaattgcacgcaacatacatggattttttattttttgtttttaatgacccgccccgcaaataaagtgacaatttctttacccgccccaacccgacccgcgggttaccagacgacccgcgcatcactagtgCTCGTCATTGGTGTTCCCAGTCACTGAACTGTGAGATGTCATCATGTGGAGACAGAAGgcgttcctaataaagtggtcaGATGATCGTGTTGTGTTGAGAGCTGAGTGTTGAATGACATTTACCTGCACATACTGTGTACCTCCACTGAGCGCCAGGCTGGGGGGGCAGCAGGGACAGTACACACAGGGGGAGGGGCTGACCCACTGTGATGGACCAATCAGAGGTGACTGGACAGAATCTGTAGTGAGAAAACGATGAcgattgtttttctttattatttcccTTTTATTCCACTTCAGTATTTCAGCTCCGTGACGCTCTGGAGTTGTTCTCTGTGCTACAAAGCTAACGTGatcctaacacaaggctgaatcctaaatccctctctaacccttgATCAagagcactacttggtgtgtggaacacgGGATTGTAAACACTACATGTTCTGACAGaaaaataatttactgtattaaataaacaaacaaatctttcACAGCTATGATAAAGTGCTgtgaataagtttttttttgggcATATTTGTTAtacttcaataaataaatagtacttAATTGAATCCCTCCACAGTGAAGGATGTAAAAGACTCACTGGCTGTTATTTCAAACACCTTATTTGCAGTCAGTGATGCCAAGAGAGGAACAGCCAGTTATTAAGTTTAGTGGGCTATTACTTTTTcacaggtaggtttggacaccTTTTTcctcttaattaaataaaaattactttaaaaagtatattttactatttaccCAGGTTACCTTTATTAATACTAAATCATTtcaatgtgacaaatatgcaaaaaaaaaaaatctggaaggggcaaatactttttccaaTTTCACCAGAGATTATTGATTATGTGGGCATCTGAGACCCAGGATGAGCTGGTTGaagtaacttatttatttacacagaaGATGGATCTGCACTCGTCCACTCAGCAGTGCTAACCGTAAACACACCTAAATAAGAGCAAACCTTGAAAACCACGGGAGATCCGCTCCTTCATGATGGCTGGGCCCAGTTTGAGTTTCTTCCCCTTAAAAGTGATCTGTTGCTGGAAGTAAGAGACACGCAGTCACACTTCAGTGCCACAACACAGTTAAAATACGTTATGGGATGCCTGCGGGGGTGACCGTTATAATGGTAAACTCCTTACTTCAATGATGGTCTGGATGTCGACGTCTTCGCTGAAGTAAACAAAGCCGTAACTAGagaagaggaaaaacaaacacagcatGAGAAAAAGTAAGGCagctttccctctctctctctccggaAAATGTAACTAAAGATATATACAGTCGAACATTGGGTTACGAGCAtcgttctggaagcgggcttgtattccaaaacactcgtaaaccaatttaaattttcccataagaaagaGTGGAAACTCAAATTCTTCCAagtgagagaaaaaccgttggttcagttgtgatcacgtgacgctcggcgtcaaaacaagaagcgcatgcgtgatacatgatgctcggtactcgtaaaccaagacttgctcgtttttcaattcaaaatgtattaaaaatctttgctcgtcttgaagaaacactcgcaaaccgc harbors:
- the dazl gene encoding deleted in azoospermia-like isoform X1, coding for MELQKQRHGVTMPNGFILPEGKTTPNTLFVGGIDMKVEEDEIREFFGRFGAVKEVKIITYRGGICKGYGFVYFSEDVDIQTIIEQQITFKGKKLKLGPAIMKERISRGFQGLLLFRFCPVTSDWSITVGQPLPLCVLSLLPPQPGAQWRYTVCAAISLCNFPRSNDASGAYELHTDSLPVPELRGLWSPDTADSPLVRLRCGSSSWTCTCGN
- the dazl gene encoding deleted in azoospermia-like isoform X2, yielding MELQKQRHGVTMPNGFILPEGKTTPNTLFVGGIDMKVEEDEIREFFGRFGAVKEVKIITYRGGICKGYGFVYFSEDVDIQTIIEQQITFKGKKLKLGPAIMKERISRGFQDSVQSPLIGPSQWVSPSPCVYCPCCPPSLALSGGTQYVQPYPYATFPGVMMPQVPMNYTQTVYPYQNYVDCGVQTLLTLL